In the Candidatus Methylomirabilota bacterium genome, CGGTACTGGGTCCCGACGTCGGGTCCCTGGCGGTTGAGGGTCGTGGGATCGTGGGTCTCCCAGAATACGTCGAGGAGATCCTCGTACGAGATCTGGGCCGGGTCGTACTGCACCTCGACCGCCTCGGCGTGCCCGGTCGTCCCCGAGCACACATTCTCGTAGGTCGGGCTCTCGAGGGTGCCGCCGGTGTAGCCGACCGTCGTCGCCTCCACGCCCTTGACCTTGCGGAACTCGGCTTCCACGCCCCAGAAGCAGCCCGCGGCGAACGTCGCCTTCTCCATCGTCTGACCTCCTCTGTTTCGTCTGGCTACGGTCCCCATGATACTCCCCGCAGCGCCTCGCTGACTCGCTCGGCGGTCTCCTCGTCCGCCGTCAAGGCGCCGAGCGGCTAGCGGGCTTGACACGGTGGGGGCCTTCTGGTGGCATAGCGAGGCCCGCCGCGGTCGAGGCGTTCCGCACTTGGCCGCTCGAGGCCGTCAGGACCGGCGTTGGCGGCCCCTGCAGCGAGAGCGTCGCGGGCGGAAAGGGAGACACGGTCATGCGCATCGGAGTCGGGATGGTGAGGCTGGGTGTCCTGGTGGCGCTGGCGATCCTGTCCGGGGCGATCCCCGCCGGGCCGGCCGCGGCCCAGGGAGGGCACCTCAAGGTCGCGCTCCAGGGGGACCTCTCCGACGTCGACCTCCACATGACCACGCACTACGTGAGCCGCGTGGCCCTCCTCAACGTCTACGAGATGCTCTTCACCCTGGGTGAAGACCTCGGGGTCCGGCCGATGCTGGTGGACAAGCACGCCGTGAGCCCCGACGGCCTGGTCTACACGTTCACCCTCCGCAAGGGCGTGAAGTTCCACGGCGGCAAGACCATGGACGCCAAGGACGTGGTCTATACGCTCAAGAAGATGCAGGCCAAGGGGTGTCGCTCGGCCGAGTTCAAGCGGCTCATGAAGGAGATCGAGGCCACCGACGCCCAGACCGTGAAGATCACGCTCTCGGCGCCGTCGGCGGCCTTCCTGGCCTCGCTGGCCAACCTGATCTGCCCGGCCGTCGTCTACCCGGACGGCGAGGCCGAGCGCCAGGGCGGCACGGTGACGAAGCCGGTCGGCACGGGGCCCTTCGAATTCGTGGAGTGGAAGAAGGACAGCTCCCTCCGGATCCGGCGCTTCAAGGACTACGCCGCCGACTCCCGGCCCGCCTCGGGGCTGGCCGGCAAGAAGGAGGCGCTGGTCGAGACGGTGGACTTCATCCCGATCGTGGACCCCTCGGTGCGGGCCGCCGCCGTCGAGCGGGGCGATGTGGACATCGCGATCAGCCTGAGCGCAGAGGACGTCGCCCGCCTCCGCGGCAAGCCCGGCGTCGTGGTCAGCGCCAAGTCCGGCGGCTCGTTTCAGGACCTCCGCTTCGGCTTCAAGAAGGGGCCATTCAAGGACAACCTGAAGCTCCGCCAGGCGGTGGCGTACTCGCTCGACAAGGGGGAGATCGCCAAGGCCATCACGGTCGGGCTCGGCAAGCCGGCCCCGGCCGGCATCCCGCCCGGCACGCCGTACTTCACCCCGGTCCACGCCCAGGATCCCTACGGCAAGCAGAACCTCCAGAAGGCCAAGCAGCTTCTCCAGGAGGCGGGGTACAAAGGCGAGGAGATCACGCTCTCCGCCCACCTCGTCCCCGACCAGATCGCCCAGGCTGCCGTCGTGATGCAGTCGCAGATGCAGGCGGCCGGACTCAACGTGAAGGTGAAGACGCTCGAGTCGGCCGCCCTCCAGCAGGTGTGGAACACCGGGGACTTCGACTTCTTCCTCTCGGGGCTCACGCCGCGGGCCGACCCCGACACCTACTACTGCCAGTTCTGGGAGTCCGGCGGCAGCCAGGCCGGCTACAAGAGCGCGGACCTCGACCGGCTGTGCGAGGCCGGGCGCAAGGCGCTCAAGCCCGAAGAGCGGACGAAGATCTACACCCAGCTCGAGCAGCAGCTTCGCGCCGACGTTCCCTGGATCCCGACGATCTTCACGCCGACGGTGAGCGCCTGGCGTGAGTCCGTCAAGGGCTGGAACCACTGGGCGGCGGAGTACGCCCGCGTCTGGGGCGTTACCACCGCCAAGTAGGCCGCCCGGAAGGCCGGCTGCCGCGGGTGGCGCGCCGCCCGCGGCGGCCGGTGGCCCCGCCATGCCGCCGATCCTGAAGCTGGTCCTGACGCGTCTGGTCGCGATGGTACCCATGCTGATCGCGCTGAGCATGGCCTCGTTCGCCCTCGTCCACGTGATCCCGGGCGACCCGGCCCTCGTGATGCTGGGGGGCGAGAGCACGCCGGAGGCGGTGGCCGACCTCCGCGAGCAGCTCGGCCTCAACCAGCCCCTCCCGCTGCGCTACTGGCATTGGCTCGCCCAGATCGTCCGGGGTGACCTCGGCCAGTCCCTCTACAACAAGACGCGCGTCGCCGAGGAGCTGGCCTGGCGCCTGCCCACGACGCTGGCCCTGGTGGGGCTGGCCCTCGCCTTCTCGATCGGCATCGGCATCCCGGCCGGGATCCTCTCCGCGGCCTATCGGAACACCTGGGTCGACCACGCGGCGCGCCTGCTCACGCTGGTCAGCCTCTCCCTCCCGAGCTTCTGGCTGGGCCTCATGCTGATCATCCTCTTCTCGCTGAAGCTCGACCTCCTCCCGATCGTCGGCTACCAGCCGATCACCACGGACTTCTGGGGCGGGATCCGCTTCCTCATCCTGCCCGGCGCCGCCCTCGGCACCTACCTGGCCGCCCTGCTGACCCGGCTCACCCGCTCCAGCATGCTGGAGGTGCTCGGCCAGGACTACGTGCGGACCGCTCGGGCCAAGGGCTTGCGCGACCGGGTCGTCATCGTGCGCCACGCGCTTCGCAACGCCCTCATCCCGATCGTCACCGTCATCGGGATCAACGTGGGCATCCTGCTCGGAGGGAGCGCGGTGATCGAGACCGTCTTCGTGCTGCCGGGCGTGGGCCAGCTGGTGGTGCGCTCGCTGTACAACCGGGACCTGCCCGTCATCCAGGGGCTGATCCTCTACGTCGCGGTCATCTACGTCGCCGTGAACCTGGTCGTCGACCTCCTCTACACCTACCTCGACCCGCGGCTCCGGCCCACCTGACCGGAATGGCCGCCGCCGTCGAGACCCCCCGGGGGCTCCTTCCGGCCCGGCCGCGCGCCGAGGGGTGGACCGGGGTCGTCCAGCGCCTCCGGAAGAACCGGCTGTCGATGGCCGGCAGCGCGATCGTCATCCTGCTGGTGGCGGTGGCCCTCTTCGCCCCCTACCTGGGTCTCGCCGACCCGGTCAAGCTGAACGTGAGCCTGCGCTTCACGCCGCCGGGGCCGGGGCACTGGTTCGGGACCGATCACCTCGGGCGCGACCTCATGAGCCGCGTCCTCTACGGCGCCCGCTTCAGCCTGGTCATCGGCGCGCTGACGATCCTGGCGGCGGGCGTGCCGGGCGTGCTGGTCGGCATCCTGGGGGCGGCGGCGCCGGTCCGCGTGAGCGCGTCGATCATGCGGCTCATGGACGTCCTCATGTCGTTTCCCCCGCTGCTCCTGGCCATCGCGGTCGCCGCCGCCGTCGGCACCGGCGGGCGCAGCATCGTGATCGCGCTGAGCGTCGTCTACTTCCCCCGTATCGTCCGGGTCACCCGCGCGATCGCCCTGTCGGTCCTGACCCAGGAGTACGTCACGGCCGCCTTCGCGCTCGGGACCCCCGGCTGGCGGCTCATCGGGCGAACGGTGCTCCCCAACTGCCTCTCGGTGGTGATCGTGCAGCTCTCCCTCTACTTCGCCGAGGTGCTGCTGGCGGAGGCGGCGCTCTCCTTCCTGGGGCTCGGCGAGTCGCCGCCCCGGCCCACCTGGGGCAACATGCTCTACGACGCGCAGAAGAACATGCGGAACGCCCCCTGGATCGCCATCTTCCCGGGGGCGGCCATCGCGGTGTCCGTGCTCGGCCTGAACCTCTTCGGCGACGCCGTCCGCGACCTGATGGATCCCCGGATGCGCACCTAGGACATTTCGGGGGGGTCTCGGAAGACTCCCCCGATGCCCCCCCGTCGTGGCGGCGGCGAAGCCGCCGCTCGGAGCACTCCCCGATGCACCACGCGCTCGGTGGCCGGTGCCGGGGTACTCCCACACGCTCCTGCGCGCCCTCAGGGGGCGACCTCGGTCGTCCAGCGCGTAGGAGCCACGCGGCGAGAATCCTTTCTTTGGCTCGCGCAACACGTCGGCCGCCTCCCCGTCGGGCAAGGCGTCTGGGCCAGAATAACGTGCAGGAGCGAGTCGAGCCGGTCGGCCTCCGACGGTGGCCGGGGGGCGCCGAATCTGAGATAATCACGCCCATGTCGAGCCGGGAGAATCCGACCCGCGCCGCCGAACTCGAGGCGATCCGCTTCGCGTGGGACCCCCGCCGCTTCAACCGGCGGGTCGTCGAGGTCCCGGCGACGATGCGGGCGGGGCCGGTCGAGCCGGGCGTGATCTCGCTGGCCTTCGGGGCGCCGGCGCCCGAGCTCTTCCCCGCTGCCGGCCTCCTGGACGCGGCCCGCGAGGCGCTGACCGACGTCGCCGCCTACGCCGTGGCGCTCCAGTACGGGGCGGTGCTGGGCAACCCCGTCCTCCTGGGCGAGCTCCAGAAGAAGCTCGAGGCGGAGGAGGGGAGGGCGATCGAGCCGGGGGCCCTCGCCATCACCAACGGCTCCTCGCAGGCGATCGGCCTCACCGTCCAGGTGCTGGCCAACCCCGGCGACGTCTGCCTGATCGAGTCGCCCACCTTCATGGGCACGATCCGGACGGTCCGCTTCAACGGCATCACCATGGTGCCGGTGGCCCAGGACGCCCACGGCCTCGACCTGGCGGTGCTGGAGGCGGCCGTGACGAAGCTGCGGGCCGCCGGGACGCCGCCGCGCTTTCTCTACACCACCCCGACCTTCAACAATCCGACCGGGGCCACCATGCCCCTCGACCGCCGGCGGGCGCTCCTCGACCTGGCCGCCCGCTTCGACGTCCCGATCATCGAGGACGACGCCTACGGGGATCTGCGTTACGAGGGCGAGCCGCTTCCCACGCTCCACGCGCTCGACCCGCACGGCGTGGTGGTGCGCCTGGGGACCTTCTCCAAGATCGTGGCGCCCGGGGTCCGGCTCGGCTTCGTGCTGGCCCATCCCGCCCTGATCGAGCGGCTCCAGCCCTTCAAGAGCGAGGGCTCGACCAACGGGCTCGCCTCGCTGATCGTCGGGACCTTCATGAAGAGCGGGCGCCTGGCCGCGCACATCCAGACCCTGCGCCGCGCCTACCGGGCCCGGCGCGACGCGCTGTACGCGGCGCTCGAGGCCGAGATGCCGGAGACGGTCGCCTGGACGCGCAGCGAGGGCGGCTTCTTCGCCTGGCTGACGCTCGCCCCGCGGGTCGACGTCGAGAAGGTCATGGCCCGGGCGGCGGACGAGCAGGTGGTCGCGATACCGGGCCCGGCGTGCTTCCCGACCGGCGAGGGGGTGCATCACCTGCGCCTGTCCTGGAGCCTCCAGCCCATCGACCGGATGGCCGAGGGCGTGCGCCGCCTCGGCCGCGCGATCCGTGCCGGCTCCCCCTAGCCGCGTTCCCCTCGGGGTCGGACTGGCCCTGCTCGGTCTGCTCGCGCTCGGGGACCCCGGGGCGAGCCGGGCCGCGGCCGAGACCGTCCGGCTCCAGCTCAAGTGGGTGCCGCAGGCCCAGTTCGCCGGCTACTACGCCGCGCAGGCCCAGGGCTATTACGCCGCCGAGAGCCTGGAGGTCACGCTGCTCCCGGGCGGGCCCGATCTCGTGCCGGAGGACGTGGTCGCCCGGGGCGGCGCCGAGCTCGGCATCGGCTGGTTGCCGAGCCTCCTGACCGCGATCGAGCGCGGGCTGCCGCTCGTCAACATCGCCCAGATCTACGCGCGAAGCGGCATGCGCGAGCTCGCCTTCAAGAGCTCGGGAATCCGGAGCGTCGCCGATCTCCGGGGGCGCCGGGTCTCGGTGTGGCCGGGCGGGCACGAGGGCCCGCTCCTGGCGACGCTCGAGAAGTACGGGATCGACCGGACGCGGGACGTCACGCTGGTGCCCCAGGGCCTCGGCATGGCGCCCTTCCTCGACAAGAAGGTCGACGCGGCCGCCGCCATGACCTACAACGAGTACCGGCAGGTGCTCGACGCGGGGGTCAAGCCGGACGAGCTCACCGTCATCGAATTCGACGCCGAGGGCACGGCGATGCTCGAGGACGGCCTCTTCACCCGCACCGACTGGCTCGGCCGCCACCAGGAGGTCGCGGCCCGGTTCCTGCGGGCATCCCTCCGGGGCTGGACCTTCTGTCGCGACCGGGTGGACGAGTGCGCGGACATCGTGCTGCGGCACAACCCGGCGCTCGTCCGGTCCCACCAGGTCTGGATGATGGCCGAGGTCAACCGGCTGATCTGGGGGCCGCCGGCGCCCCCGAGCCCGCTCGGCAAGATGGATCCCGCCGCCTTCGACCGGACCGCCGCGATCGCGCGGCGCTTCGGCGTGCTCAAGCGCCCCGCCGACCGGGCCGCCTACACGCACGAGATCTGGGAGCTGGCCACCCGGAAGTAGGCGCGCCCGGCGCCGGCCTCTAGGAGCCTGTCGGAGTAACCCGGCGCTGATCATCGAGCGCGTGGTGCATCGAGGAGTGCTCCGAGCGGCGGCTTTGCCGCCGCCACGACGGGGGGGCATCGGGGGGGTCTTCCGAGACCCCCCCGAGAGGACCTAGAATGGGGTCGGGCGGCGGCCCGGCCGTCCTCGTCGTCGGCTACCTCTCGCTCGACGAGATCAGCGTGGGCGGGCGAACGGTTCCCGACGTCGCCGGGGGCGCGGCGCTCTACGCGGCCCTCGGCGCGGCGCGCGCCGGGGCGGCGGTGGGGCTGGTGGCGACCTGTGGCGACGATTTTCCCGAGGCCGCGCTGGCGGGTCTCCGGGACGCCGGGATCGACCTCGGCCACCTGAGGCGTGCCGGCCATCCGTCCCGCCGCGCTCGAATCGCCTACCGGCCTGATGGGAGCCGGGTGTCGTCTCACTGGGGGGAGACCGCCTGGCACGCGGCGACGCGGGCTCTCGCGCCGCCGCCCTGGCCGGCGTCGGCCCGGCCCACGGTCGTCGTCCTCACCGCCATGCCCCTCGAGCTCCTCGGCCGGCACCTCGACACGGCCCGGCAGGCGGGCGCCCGCGCGGTCGTCGACACGAGCGAGGTCTTCGCCGCGCGCGAGCGTGATCGCCTGCTCGCGCTCCTGGATCGGGTGGACCTGTTCGCCCCGAGTCGCGAGGAGACGCGCTGGCTCTGCCCCGGCCTGGACGACGATGCGGCCCTGCGCGTGCTGGCCGGCCGCTGTGCCCGCGTCGTCCAGAAGCGCGGCGCCGAGGGACTGATCCTCGTCTCCCCGGTCCACCCGGCCGGGCTCCGCATCCCGGCATCGCCGATCCCGGGCGAGGACCCGGACGCCGTGCCGGAGCCGACGGGGGCCGGCGATGCCTGCGTCGGCGCGCTCGGGGCCGGGCTCGCGCGCGGCCTCGACGACGCCGCCCTCCTCGCGCTGGCGAGTGCCATCGCCGCCCGGGCCGTGTCGGGGCTCGGCCCGGCGGGGCTCGGCCTCGCCACGCCCCTGTCGGCGACCGCCGGACCGTGACGGCGACTCCCCACATCCAGCTTCGCGGCGTCTTCAAGGCCTACGGCGCCCACGAGGTGTTGCGGGACTGCGACCTCGACGTCGAGAAGGGCGAGCTCCTCACCCTCCTCGGCCCCTCGGGATGCGGCAAGACCACGCTCCTCCGGACCGTCGCCGGCTTCGTCATCCCGGATGCCGGCCGCGTGCTCGTCGACGGCCGGGACGTGACGGTGGTGCCGCCCAACCGGCGTCAGGTGGGCATGGTGTTCCAGCACTATGCGCTCTTTCCGCACATGACGGTCTTCGGGAACGTCGCCTACGGCCTCCGGGTCCGGCACGCGCCCCGGGCCGAGGTCGGGCGGCGCGTGCGGGCGGCCCTGGATCTAGTGGACCTGGCCGCTTTGGCCGGCCGCTGGCCCGCCCAGCTCTCCGGTGGCCAGCAACAGCGCGTGGCCCTCGCCCGCGTCCTCGTCCTGGAGCCGGCGGTCTTGCTGCTGGACGAGCCGTTCGGCGCCCTCGACGCCAAGCTGCGGCAAGCGATGCAGGTGGACCTCAAGAAGCTCGTCGGCCGGCTCGGGATCACGACGGTCTTCGTCACCCACGACCAGGATGAGGCGCTGACGCTCTCCGACCGCATCGGGGTCATGCGGGCCGGCCTCATCGAGCAGGTGGGGGCGCCGCTCGAAATCTACGACCACCCCGCCAGCGCCTACGTCGCCGACTTCGTCGGCGTGTCCAATCTGCTCGTGGCCGAGGCGCGGGGCGGCGTGGCCGCGCTCTACCCCGGCACCTCCGTCGCGGCGGCCCAGGACGGCGCGGTGACGCTGGTCATCCGGCCGGAGCACCTCGAGGTCCGCCCTGGCCACGCGGCCGGCCGCGGCTGGCCGGGCACGCTCGGGTTCCTCAAGCACGGCGGCGCCACCACGGAGTACGAAGTGGACGTCGGGCGAGAGCGGCCGCTCAGGATCGTCGCGATGCGCGAGGGGAGCAGTCCGTCCCTCGCGGTGGGAGGGCGGGTGACGGTCGCGCTCCGCGATCCGGCGGCCTGCGTCGTGCTGCCCGGGAAGCTCGCGCCATGACCGGCACGGCGGCGACGCCCGCGGCCTGGCGCGAGGTGTGGTGGCTCCGCCGCCTGGCCCGCGGCGGGGGCGCCTGGCCCGCGGTCCCCGCTGTCCTGTACCTCGTGGTCATGATGGTCCTGCCGCTGTGCGTCCTCTTCTCGTTCGGCTTCGTGACCATCGAGCGCGGGCGGGTGGTGCCGGGCTCCTTCACGCTCGAGCACTACCGGCGGATCCTGGCCGATCCGCTCTCGTGGCTCCTCTTCTGGCGCTCGTTCTGGATCGGCGCCGTCTCGACGGCGCTCTGCCTCGCCCTCGGCTACCCGCTGGCCTACCTCTACACCGTCCTCGGGAGCCTCGGCCGGAAGATCCTCCTCGTCGCGGTCATCTCGCCGCTTCTCACGAGCGCGCTCGTGCGGACGTATGCCTGGCTCGTCATTCTGGGCGGGCGCCGCGGCCTCCTGAATACCCTGCTGCTGTCGCTCGGCCTGATCGACACCCCGGTCCGGATCCTCAACACCGACCTCGCCGTGCTGGTCGGGATGACCCAGATCCATCTCCCGTTCATGATCCTGCCGCTGATGGCGGTCCTGGCCGCGCGGGACCGCTTCATGGAGGAGGCGTCGCTCAACCTCGGAGCCAGTCGCGTGCAGACCTTCTTCCGCGTGGTCGTCCCGCTCAGCCTGCCCGGCATCGGGGCGGGTACGACTCTGGTGTTCGCGGTGTCGTACACGAACTTCATCATCCCGCAGCTCCTTGGCGGCGGGAATTACTCGACGGTCGCCGTCAAGGTCTACGAGCAGACCATCGTCATCCTGGACTGGGCGACCGGAGCCGTCCTGGCGGCGCTCCTCCTCGTCTCGTGCTTCGTCTTCGTGTTCCTCATCACGTACGCCACCGACCGGCTCACGGCCTGGAGCGAGCGCTCCCGATGAGGCGGCCCGGGCCGATGCGCGTCGCCCCGCGGCGTCCTCGGCCCGGTGCCACGGCAAGGCGCCGGAACGCCGTTTTCCGGAGGGTCTCCCGATGAGGCGGCCGGCCCTGGAGCGCCGGCGCCGGCCGCCCTGGTCGCCGTCCGACCTGATCGGCGCCGGCGTGCTGGGGACCCTGGCCGCGCTCGCCCTCGTGGTGCTGGTGGCGCCGTCGGTCGTGGTGGTGCTGATCTCGTTCGACGGCCGCGAGTACATCGGCTTCCCGCCGGCGAGCCTGTCGTGGCGCTGGTACCGCGCGCTGTGGAATCACGCCCAGATCCTCGACGCCGCGCTGGTGAGCCTGCGGGTGGCGGCCCACGTCATGCTGCTCTGCCTCGCGCTCGGGGTGCCGGCCGCCTACGCGCTGGTGCGGGGCACCTTTCCGGGGAAGACGGCGCTGGCGGCCTTTCTGGTCTCGCCGCAGATGATGCCCGGGCTGGTGATCGGCATCTCGGTGCTCTTCTTCGGCGCGTACTTCGCCTTCCGCGCCTCGCACGCGATGCTGGTCCTGAGCCTCACGGTGTTCTGCCTTCCCTTCGTGGTACGGATCGTCATGGCGCGGCTGGCCGGACTCGACCCGGCGCTGGAGGAGGTGTCGGCGGGTCTCGGCGCCGGGCGGCTCCAGACCTTCTGGCGGGTCACGCTCCCCCAGGCCCTGGCCGGAGTCCTGGCGGGGGCGGCGTTCGCCTTCATCGAGGCCTTCGACAACGTGACGATCGCCCTGTTCACCGCCTCGACCCGCGGGCGGCCGCTGCCCGTCGAGCTGTACTACCTCGTCCAGTACGATTCGAGCCCGCTGGTGGCGGCCGTGTCCGCCTTCGAGATCCTGCTGGCATTCGCCGTGGTCGCCATCGCCTCGCGCACGATCGGCCTGGAGCGCATCCGGACGTAGGAGTCCGATGTCGGAGCTACGACCGACCGCCCGAAGTCATCGAGGAGCGCTCCGAGCGGCGGCTTTGCCGCCGCAAACCTCCTGGGGGAGGTTTGGGAGGGGGCCGTCGAGGCCCCCTCCCATGAGGGAGCGATGCCGGACATCCTGATCCTGGGTCAGATCACGGTCGATCACGCGGTGCCGGCCGAGCCGGGCCCCTGGCGGGCCTCGGTCGGCGGGAACGCGCTCTACGCCGCGGCGGGCGCCCGGCTCTGGTGCGATCCCGCGCGCATCGGCGTCGTCGCCCGGCTCGGCCACGGGCTCCCGGGGGACGTGGCCGGCCTCCTCGAAGCCGCCGGCCTCACGCCGGCGGGCCTGCGCCGCGTGGACACCGAGCCCCTCGTGGAGTGGCTCCTCTACGAGCCCGACGGGAGCCGCCGGACCCTGCCGCGCAACCCGTCGCTCCGGGACCCGCACGCCGACGCCGAGACCCTGCGCGGGCGTTACCTCGCCCAGCTCGAGGCGGTGAGCGCGGCGGCGGACGACGTCCCGGCCGGGTGGCTGCCGGCGGTTGCCGTCCACCTCGCGCCGCAGGTGCGAGCGCGCCATGAGGCCTCGGTCGCGCGCCTCCGCGGACTCGCCGGGTTCCTTTCGGTGGATCCCTCGCCCCACTATGCGCGCGGCCGGGACGAGCGGGCCCTGGCCGAGATGCTGGGCGGGATCAGCGCGTTTCTGCCGAGTCGCGTGGAGGTCGAGCACCTGGCGTCCGGAGGGGACTGGACGGCGCTCGCCTTCCGGCTCGGCGCGGCGGGCTTCGGCGAGATCGTGATCAAGCTCGGCG is a window encoding:
- a CDS encoding PLP-dependent aminotransferase family protein; this translates as MSSRENPTRAAELEAIRFAWDPRRFNRRVVEVPATMRAGPVEPGVISLAFGAPAPELFPAAGLLDAAREALTDVAAYAVALQYGAVLGNPVLLGELQKKLEAEEGRAIEPGALAITNGSSQAIGLTVQVLANPGDVCLIESPTFMGTIRTVRFNGITMVPVAQDAHGLDLAVLEAAVTKLRAAGTPPRFLYTTPTFNNPTGATMPLDRRRALLDLAARFDVPIIEDDAYGDLRYEGEPLPTLHALDPHGVVVRLGTFSKIVAPGVRLGFVLAHPALIERLQPFKSEGSTNGLASLIVGTFMKSGRLAAHIQTLRRAYRARRDALYAALEAEMPETVAWTRSEGGFFAWLTLAPRVDVEKVMARAADEQVVAIPGPACFPTGEGVHHLRLSWSLQPIDRMAEGVRRLGRAIRAGSP
- a CDS encoding ABC transporter substrate-binding protein; this encodes MRIGVGMVRLGVLVALAILSGAIPAGPAAAQGGHLKVALQGDLSDVDLHMTTHYVSRVALLNVYEMLFTLGEDLGVRPMLVDKHAVSPDGLVYTFTLRKGVKFHGGKTMDAKDVVYTLKKMQAKGCRSAEFKRLMKEIEATDAQTVKITLSAPSAAFLASLANLICPAVVYPDGEAERQGGTVTKPVGTGPFEFVEWKKDSSLRIRRFKDYAADSRPASGLAGKKEALVETVDFIPIVDPSVRAAAVERGDVDIAISLSAEDVARLRGKPGVVVSAKSGGSFQDLRFGFKKGPFKDNLKLRQAVAYSLDKGEIAKAITVGLGKPAPAGIPPGTPYFTPVHAQDPYGKQNLQKAKQLLQEAGYKGEEITLSAHLVPDQIAQAAVVMQSQMQAAGLNVKVKTLESAALQQVWNTGDFDFFLSGLTPRADPDTYYCQFWESGGSQAGYKSADLDRLCEAGRKALKPEERTKIYTQLEQQLRADVPWIPTIFTPTVSAWRESVKGWNHWAAEYARVWGVTTAK
- the nikB gene encoding nickel ABC transporter permease, producing MPPILKLVLTRLVAMVPMLIALSMASFALVHVIPGDPALVMLGGESTPEAVADLREQLGLNQPLPLRYWHWLAQIVRGDLGQSLYNKTRVAEELAWRLPTTLALVGLALAFSIGIGIPAGILSAAYRNTWVDHAARLLTLVSLSLPSFWLGLMLIILFSLKLDLLPIVGYQPITTDFWGGIRFLILPGAALGTYLAALLTRLTRSSMLEVLGQDYVRTARAKGLRDRVVIVRHALRNALIPIVTVIGINVGILLGGSAVIETVFVLPGVGQLVVRSLYNRDLPVIQGLILYVAVIYVAVNLVVDLLYTYLDPRLRPT
- a CDS encoding ABC transporter substrate-binding protein, which encodes MPAPPSRVPLGVGLALLGLLALGDPGASRAAAETVRLQLKWVPQAQFAGYYAAQAQGYYAAESLEVTLLPGGPDLVPEDVVARGGAELGIGWLPSLLTAIERGLPLVNIAQIYARSGMRELAFKSSGIRSVADLRGRRVSVWPGGHEGPLLATLEKYGIDRTRDVTLVPQGLGMAPFLDKKVDAAAAMTYNEYRQVLDAGVKPDELTVIEFDAEGTAMLEDGLFTRTDWLGRHQEVAARFLRASLRGWTFCRDRVDECADIVLRHNPALVRSHQVWMMAEVNRLIWGPPAPPSPLGKMDPAAFDRTAAIARRFGVLKRPADRAAYTHEIWELATRK
- a CDS encoding ABC transporter permease, which produces MAAAVETPRGLLPARPRAEGWTGVVQRLRKNRLSMAGSAIVILLVAVALFAPYLGLADPVKLNVSLRFTPPGPGHWFGTDHLGRDLMSRVLYGARFSLVIGALTILAAGVPGVLVGILGAAAPVRVSASIMRLMDVLMSFPPLLLAIAVAAAVGTGGRSIVIALSVVYFPRIVRVTRAIALSVLTQEYVTAAFALGTPGWRLIGRTVLPNCLSVVIVQLSLYFAEVLLAEAALSFLGLGESPPRPTWGNMLYDAQKNMRNAPWIAIFPGAAIAVSVLGLNLFGDAVRDLMDPRMRT
- a CDS encoding carbohydrate kinase family protein, with the protein product MPDILILGQITVDHAVPAEPGPWRASVGGNALYAAAGARLWCDPARIGVVARLGHGLPGDVAGLLEAAGLTPAGLRRVDTEPLVEWLLYEPDGSRRTLPRNPSLRDPHADAETLRGRYLAQLEAVSAAADDVPAGWLPAVAVHLAPQVRARHEASVARLRGLAGFLSVDPSPHYARGRDERALAEMLGGISAFLPSRVEVEHLASGGDWTALAFRLGAAGFGEIVIKLGGEGCLLYRAGEGGPVRVPAAPAAVVDLTGAGDAFCGAYAACRALGRSPADAARRAAVAAAMVVECAGAPAALALSPAEAHRRLPRLAAGTR
- a CDS encoding ABC transporter permease, whose protein sequence is MTGTAATPAAWREVWWLRRLARGGGAWPAVPAVLYLVVMMVLPLCVLFSFGFVTIERGRVVPGSFTLEHYRRILADPLSWLLFWRSFWIGAVSTALCLALGYPLAYLYTVLGSLGRKILLVAVISPLLTSALVRTYAWLVILGGRRGLLNTLLLSLGLIDTPVRILNTDLAVLVGMTQIHLPFMILPLMAVLAARDRFMEEASLNLGASRVQTFFRVVVPLSLPGIGAGTTLVFAVSYTNFIIPQLLGGGNYSTVAVKVYEQTIVILDWATGAVLAALLLVSCFVFVFLITYATDRLTAWSERSR
- a CDS encoding ABC transporter permease, with amino-acid sequence MRRPALERRRRPPWSPSDLIGAGVLGTLAALALVVLVAPSVVVVLISFDGREYIGFPPASLSWRWYRALWNHAQILDAALVSLRVAAHVMLLCLALGVPAAYALVRGTFPGKTALAAFLVSPQMMPGLVIGISVLFFGAYFAFRASHAMLVLSLTVFCLPFVVRIVMARLAGLDPALEEVSAGLGAGRLQTFWRVTLPQALAGVLAGAAFAFIEAFDNVTIALFTASTRGRPLPVELYYLVQYDSSPLVAAVSAFEILLAFAVVAIASRTIGLERIRT
- a CDS encoding ABC transporter ATP-binding protein — encoded protein: MTATPHIQLRGVFKAYGAHEVLRDCDLDVEKGELLTLLGPSGCGKTTLLRTVAGFVIPDAGRVLVDGRDVTVVPPNRRQVGMVFQHYALFPHMTVFGNVAYGLRVRHAPRAEVGRRVRAALDLVDLAALAGRWPAQLSGGQQQRVALARVLVLEPAVLLLDEPFGALDAKLRQAMQVDLKKLVGRLGITTVFVTHDQDEALTLSDRIGVMRAGLIEQVGAPLEIYDHPASAYVADFVGVSNLLVAEARGGVAALYPGTSVAAAQDGAVTLVIRPEHLEVRPGHAAGRGWPGTLGFLKHGGATTEYEVDVGRERPLRIVAMREGSSPSLAVGGRVTVALRDPAACVVLPGKLAP
- the msrA gene encoding peptide-methionine (S)-S-oxide reductase MsrA, whose amino-acid sequence is MEKATFAAGCFWGVEAEFRKVKGVEATTVGYTGGTLESPTYENVCSGTTGHAEAVEVQYDPAQISYEDLLDVFWETHDPTTLNRQGPDVGTQYRSAIFVHTAAQEAAARASKARLEQSGRHRRPIVTEIAPAARFYRAEDYHQQYFEKKACGRGPRSW
- a CDS encoding carbohydrate kinase family protein codes for the protein MGSGGGPAVLVVGYLSLDEISVGGRTVPDVAGGAALYAALGAARAGAAVGLVATCGDDFPEAALAGLRDAGIDLGHLRRAGHPSRRARIAYRPDGSRVSSHWGETAWHAATRALAPPPWPASARPTVVVLTAMPLELLGRHLDTARQAGARAVVDTSEVFAARERDRLLALLDRVDLFAPSREETRWLCPGLDDDAALRVLAGRCARVVQKRGAEGLILVSPVHPAGLRIPASPIPGEDPDAVPEPTGAGDACVGALGAGLARGLDDAALLALASAIAARAVSGLGPAGLGLATPLSATAGP